In the genome of Hymenobacter cellulosivorans, one region contains:
- a CDS encoding RidA family protein, whose translation MEKRIINPWQWQNARGYAQAVEVTQVAGTLYCAGQAAVHADGQSSTADMRTQLLLAIENLEQVISAAGYDCQGIVRLNVYTTSSTELFTCFDVFQDWIAKHGIQQASTLFEVPSLFETLKVELEATVVR comes from the coding sequence ATGGAAAAACGCATCATCAACCCCTGGCAGTGGCAGAACGCCCGCGGCTACGCGCAGGCCGTGGAAGTAACCCAGGTAGCCGGCACGCTCTACTGTGCCGGCCAGGCCGCAGTGCATGCCGATGGCCAATCCAGTACCGCCGATATGAGAACCCAGCTACTGCTGGCCATCGAGAACCTGGAGCAGGTGATTAGCGCGGCCGGCTACGACTGCCAGGGCATCGTGCGGCTCAATGTCTACACGACTTCCTCCACCGAGCTTTTTACTTGCTTCGACGTTTTTCAGGATTGGATAGCCAAGCACGGCATTCAGCAGGCCAGCACTCTGTTTGAAGTCCCGAGCCTGTTCGAAACCCTAAAAGTGGAGCTGGAGGCTACGGTAGTCAGATAA
- a CDS encoding GreA/GreB family elongation factor, whose amino-acid sequence MPLWHSPSDIYVTKPDYARLTQLVQQEPPPTAAVAVAALRRALTQAHLINSYDIVPGVATMNCCLTLRSLTSSEEQQLTLVYPPAADPVHGRISILSAEGLAILGVRLGDKVRWLTPQGAVGYRVEAILPQPEATGILS is encoded by the coding sequence ATGCCCCTCTGGCACTCGCCCTCCGATATCTACGTAACCAAGCCCGATTATGCCCGGCTAACGCAGCTGGTGCAGCAAGAGCCGCCGCCGACGGCTGCCGTAGCCGTTGCGGCGTTGCGGCGGGCGCTAACCCAGGCCCACCTTATTAATTCCTACGACATTGTACCCGGCGTGGCGACCATGAACTGCTGCCTTACGCTGCGCAGCCTGACCAGCTCCGAAGAGCAGCAGCTTACCCTGGTATACCCGCCGGCCGCGGACCCGGTTCACGGCCGTATTTCCATCCTAAGCGCGGAGGGCCTGGCCATACTAGGCGTGCGGCTGGGCGACAAGGTCAGGTGGCTGACCCCACAAGGCGCGGTTGGCTACCGGGTAGAAGCCATTCTGCCTCAGCCGGAGGCGACGGGCATCCTGTCCTGA
- a CDS encoding efflux RND transporter permease subunit, producing MFNIFIRRPILSLVISVFLVLLGALALFTLPITQFPDIVPPSVTVTAKYTGANAEVCAKAVATPLERAINGVPGMTYMNSVSSNNGVTLITVFFKVGTDPDLAAVGVQNRVTTILDELPEEVIKAGVTTEKEVNSMLLYLNITSDDKAAGEKFIYNFADINVLQELKRIDGVGFAEIMGSREYSMRVWLKPDRMAAYNVGTDEVVAAIRAQNVEAAPGKSGESSGADKSQSMQYVLRYTGKLFEPDQYRNIVVRANADGSVLRLREVADVEFGSLTYGMASKTDGKPSAAIMLKQRPGSNASDVIANVKTRMAELQETSFPPGMKYSIAYDVSRFLDASIHEVLRTLVEAFLLVFIIVYLFLQDWRSTLIPALAVPVALVGTLFFMQTLGFSINLLTLFALVLAIGIVVDNAIVVVEAVHAKMQEKHLPAREATFEAMGEISSSLIAITLVMSAVFIPVSFMDGPVGVFYRQFSLTLAIAIVISGINAVTLTPALCALLLKHTPVAAGREPKGLINRFFAGFNQRYDALSGRYQGLLRAIAGRRLVTLLVLLGFCAATWGINKVLPAGFIPTEDQGMVYVNVTTPAGATVERTEAVLDEVQRIASKLGPVESVSTLAGYSLVNEVAGSSYGMGMINLKPWDEREQSVAEFIAELEEKTKGISDADIQFLPPPTVPGFGNSSGFELRLLDKSGTGDLQKTASVSQTFLTALRQDPAIGGAFTSFDPNFPQYLIHVDQDMAAKKGVTIDAAMSTLQTLMGSYYASNFIRFGQMYKVMVQAGPDYRTKPEDLLALHVKNDRGEMVPFSTFVRLERVFGPDQLTRYNMYTSAMLNGDAAPGFSSGDAITAIERVAAKELPRGYAYEWSGMTREQILSGDQALYVFGVVLIFVYLLLAAQYESLLLPLPVLLSLPTGIFGAFLSLKLLGLENNIYAQVALVMLVGLLGKNAILIIEFAEQRRRAGAAVLDAAVEGAVSRLRPILMTSFAFIAGLIPLVIASGAGALGNRSIGTAAAGGMLIGTLFGMVLIPGLYVLFASLEKVKNLEDDEPAEVEKAREKRELVAH from the coding sequence ATGTTCAATATCTTCATCCGCCGGCCGATTCTCTCGCTGGTCATTTCGGTGTTTCTGGTGCTGCTGGGCGCGCTGGCGCTGTTTACGCTGCCCATCACGCAGTTTCCCGACATCGTGCCGCCGTCGGTGACCGTGACGGCCAAGTACACCGGGGCCAACGCCGAGGTGTGCGCCAAGGCCGTGGCTACCCCGCTGGAGCGCGCCATCAACGGCGTGCCGGGCATGACCTACATGAACTCGGTGAGTTCCAACAACGGGGTGACGCTCATTACGGTGTTTTTCAAGGTGGGCACCGACCCTGACCTGGCCGCCGTGGGCGTACAGAACCGCGTGACGACCATTCTCGACGAGCTACCCGAGGAAGTCATCAAGGCCGGGGTAACGACGGAGAAGGAGGTAAACTCCATGCTGCTCTACCTCAACATCACCAGCGACGACAAGGCGGCCGGCGAGAAGTTCATTTACAACTTCGCCGACATCAACGTGTTGCAGGAGCTCAAGCGCATCGATGGCGTGGGCTTTGCCGAAATCATGGGCTCCCGCGAGTACTCGATGCGGGTGTGGCTCAAGCCCGACCGTATGGCGGCCTACAATGTGGGCACCGACGAGGTGGTGGCCGCTATCCGGGCCCAGAACGTGGAAGCCGCGCCGGGCAAATCGGGGGAAAGCTCGGGAGCCGACAAGTCCCAGTCGATGCAGTACGTGCTGCGCTACACGGGCAAGCTGTTTGAACCCGACCAGTACCGCAACATCGTGGTGCGGGCCAACGCCGACGGCTCGGTGCTGCGCCTACGCGAGGTAGCCGACGTGGAATTTGGCTCCCTGACCTACGGCATGGCTTCCAAAACCGACGGCAAGCCCTCGGCGGCCATCATGCTCAAGCAGCGCCCCGGCTCCAACGCGTCCGACGTTATTGCCAACGTGAAAACCCGCATGGCCGAGCTGCAGGAAACCTCCTTTCCGCCCGGCATGAAGTACAGCATTGCCTACGACGTGTCGCGCTTTCTTGACGCGAGTATTCACGAAGTACTGCGCACCCTCGTCGAAGCCTTTTTGCTGGTGTTCATCATCGTGTACCTGTTTTTGCAGGACTGGCGCTCCACGCTGATTCCGGCGCTGGCGGTGCCGGTGGCGCTGGTGGGTACCCTGTTCTTTATGCAGACGCTGGGCTTTAGCATCAACCTGCTCACGCTATTTGCCCTGGTACTGGCCATCGGCATCGTGGTCGACAATGCCATTGTGGTGGTCGAGGCCGTGCACGCCAAGATGCAGGAAAAGCACCTGCCCGCTCGCGAGGCCACCTTCGAGGCCATGGGCGAAATCAGTTCTTCCCTCATTGCCATTACCCTGGTGATGTCGGCCGTATTCATCCCGGTTTCCTTTATGGACGGGCCGGTGGGCGTGTTCTACCGGCAATTCTCGCTTACCCTGGCCATTGCCATTGTCATTTCGGGCATCAATGCCGTGACGTTGACGCCGGCCCTGTGCGCGTTGCTGCTCAAGCACACGCCGGTAGCGGCAGGCAGGGAGCCCAAGGGACTGATAAACCGCTTCTTTGCGGGTTTCAACCAACGCTACGATGCTTTGTCGGGCCGCTACCAGGGCCTGCTGCGTGCCATTGCTGGCCGGCGGCTGGTGACGCTGCTCGTGCTGCTGGGCTTCTGCGCGGCTACCTGGGGCATAAACAAGGTTCTGCCCGCGGGCTTTATCCCGACCGAAGACCAGGGCATGGTATACGTGAACGTGACCACGCCCGCCGGCGCCACCGTGGAGCGCACCGAGGCCGTGCTCGACGAGGTGCAACGCATTGCTAGTAAGCTGGGCCCGGTAGAGTCGGTGTCGACGCTGGCGGGCTACAGCTTGGTAAACGAAGTGGCCGGCTCCAGCTACGGCATGGGCATGATTAACCTCAAGCCCTGGGACGAGCGGGAGCAGTCGGTAGCCGAGTTCATTGCCGAGCTGGAAGAAAAAACCAAGGGCATCAGCGACGCCGACATTCAGTTTCTGCCCCCGCCTACGGTGCCGGGCTTCGGCAACAGCAGCGGCTTCGAACTACGCCTGCTCGACAAGTCGGGTACCGGTGACTTGCAGAAAACCGCTTCCGTGTCGCAGACCTTCCTTACCGCCCTGCGCCAGGACCCGGCCATTGGCGGGGCCTTTACCTCTTTCGACCCCAACTTCCCGCAGTACCTGATTCACGTCGACCAGGACATGGCCGCTAAGAAGGGCGTAACCATCGATGCGGCCATGAGCACCCTGCAGACGCTGATGGGCAGCTACTACGCCTCCAACTTCATCCGCTTCGGGCAGATGTACAAGGTAATGGTGCAGGCCGGGCCCGACTACCGCACCAAGCCCGAAGACCTGCTGGCTTTGCACGTGAAAAACGACCGGGGCGAGATGGTGCCCTTCTCCACCTTCGTCAGGCTGGAGCGCGTCTTCGGCCCCGACCAGCTCACGCGCTACAACATGTATACCTCGGCCATGCTCAACGGCGACGCGGCCCCCGGCTTCTCGTCGGGCGACGCCATTACGGCTATTGAACGCGTGGCCGCCAAGGAGCTGCCCCGGGGCTACGCCTACGAGTGGAGTGGCATGACGCGGGAGCAAATCCTGAGCGGCGACCAGGCCCTGTACGTGTTCGGGGTGGTGCTCATCTTCGTGTACTTGCTGCTGGCGGCTCAGTACGAAAGCCTGCTGTTGCCCCTGCCCGTGCTGCTGAGTTTGCCCACCGGCATCTTCGGGGCCTTCCTTAGTCTGAAGCTACTGGGCCTGGAAAACAACATCTACGCCCAGGTGGCTCTGGTAATGCTCGTGGGCTTGCTTGGCAAAAACGCCATTCTCATCATCGAGTTTGCCGAGCAGCGGCGCCGGGCTGGAGCTGCAGTGCTGGATGCCGCTGTGGAAGGCGCCGTGTCCCGCCTGCGCCCCATTCTGATGACCTCCTTTGCCTTCATTGCCGGCCTGATTCCGCTGGTTATTGCCAGTGGGGCCGGGGCTTTGGGTAACCGCTCCATCGGCACGGCCGCGGCGGGCGGTATGCTCATCGGCACACTCTTCGGCATGGTGCTCATCCCCGGGCTCTACGTGCTGTTTGCTTCGCTGGAAAAGGTGAAAAACCTGGAGGACGATGAACCGGCGGAGGTAGAGAAAGCGCGGGAAAAACGGGAGTTGGTGGCGCATTGA
- a CDS encoding helix-turn-helix domain-containing protein produces the protein MPRYSTPAPAPHYLALIRSGLGLTQEQLAGALGVSRHLVTKIEAGQRVLPPAAGIILAWLTQALPPPGPPAPLPPLSAEQATPLHTRASAVAYETQQLLRRLERGQARARRALDWLRAAPQLLATLPAENKERHQLWIAATTAEAEQALEGEGSPALHRLLEARLAGLRAEAAVLAGYLKEPVG, from the coding sequence ATGCCCCGTTATTCGACCCCCGCACCTGCCCCGCATTATCTGGCACTCATTCGTAGTGGGCTGGGCCTGACCCAGGAGCAGCTGGCCGGCGCGTTAGGCGTGTCGCGCCACTTGGTCACGAAGATAGAAGCCGGGCAGCGGGTATTGCCGCCTGCGGCCGGAATAATTTTGGCGTGGCTTACGCAAGCCTTGCCGCCGCCCGGTCCGCCCGCACCATTGCCACCCCTAAGCGCGGAGCAAGCCACGCCGCTGCACACCCGCGCCTCGGCCGTGGCCTACGAAACCCAGCAGCTGCTGCGGCGTCTGGAGCGGGGGCAGGCCCGGGCCCGCCGCGCCCTCGACTGGCTGCGTGCCGCCCCCCAGTTGCTAGCCACCTTGCCCGCCGAAAACAAAGAGCGACATCAACTCTGGATAGCCGCCACCACAGCCGAGGCCGAGCAAGCCCTGGAAGGGGAAGGGAGCCCGGCGCTGCACCGGCTGCTGGAAGCACGCCTGGCCGGGCTACGGGCCGAGGCGGCCGTGCTGGCCGGGTATCTGAAGGAGCCGGTGGGATAG
- a CDS encoding ATP-binding protein has translation MLIRNKLMLRFTLLVLGIQVSFSAFIYYFNATMRAQRFEQRLTNSGLLAGRLLVRTHKLETGILGSLRRGDLLTLPQEEISIYGPDNSLRYSSADHISQHVNRARLAGLQPGKVVVYPAVGHRESVGLVFSQEPGTGPYRIFVSAEDRVGWAQLRQLGLLLLLGNVGALVLTILAGWFFAGSALQPVARITRQAGRISATNLGRRLAEGNGRDELAQLAHAFNTMLAGLEKAFEGQKSFLAHASHELRTPLTTLTGTLETALEYDTTLPEARQSLAQGLEAARHLSALTTGLLNLAKADGALPAFAPVRLDECLNQALEFARAKYPGREWRLTFGDFPTETDADLFMLPGNAELLVTALLNLLDNAGKYSSGPVRTELAYADVATLRVRVTDAGPGLSADELRQIYEPLYRASAALGRPGYGLGLPLTQRVVQRHGGRLEITSAPGQGTTATVLLPAAPL, from the coding sequence ATGCTGATTCGCAACAAGCTGATGCTGCGCTTTACGCTGCTGGTGCTGGGCATCCAGGTCAGCTTTTCGGCGTTTATCTACTATTTCAACGCCACTATGCGGGCCCAGCGCTTCGAGCAGCGCCTGACCAACAGCGGTCTGCTGGCCGGCCGCCTGCTGGTGCGCACCCACAAGCTCGAAACCGGCATCCTGGGCAGCCTACGCCGCGGCGACCTGCTGACCCTGCCCCAGGAAGAAATCAGCATCTACGGCCCCGACAACTCCTTACGCTACAGCAGCGCCGACCACATTAGCCAGCACGTGAACCGGGCCCGGCTGGCGGGCCTGCAGCCCGGCAAAGTGGTGGTGTATCCGGCCGTCGGGCACCGCGAGTCCGTTGGGCTGGTTTTCTCGCAGGAACCTGGGACGGGGCCCTACCGCATCTTTGTGTCGGCTGAAGACCGGGTGGGCTGGGCGCAGTTGCGGCAGCTGGGGCTGCTGCTGCTGCTGGGCAACGTGGGCGCGCTGGTGCTCACCATTCTGGCCGGCTGGTTTTTTGCCGGCTCGGCCCTGCAACCCGTGGCCCGCATCACGCGGCAGGCCGGGCGCATCTCGGCCACCAACCTGGGCCGCCGCCTCGCGGAAGGCAATGGGCGCGACGAGCTGGCCCAACTGGCCCACGCCTTTAATACGATGCTGGCCGGCCTGGAAAAGGCGTTTGAGGGCCAGAAGAGCTTTCTGGCCCACGCCTCCCACGAGCTCCGCACTCCGCTCACCACCCTTACCGGCACCCTCGAAACGGCCCTCGAATACGACACCACCCTGCCCGAGGCCCGCCAGAGCCTGGCCCAGGGCCTGGAGGCAGCCCGCCACCTGAGTGCCCTGACTACCGGCCTGCTGAACCTGGCCAAAGCCGATGGCGCGCTGCCTGCCTTTGCCCCCGTGCGCCTGGATGAGTGCCTGAACCAAGCCCTGGAGTTTGCCCGCGCCAAGTACCCCGGCCGGGAGTGGCGCCTCACCTTCGGCGACTTCCCGACCGAAACCGACGCCGACTTGTTTATGCTGCCTGGCAACGCCGAGCTGCTGGTTACGGCCCTGCTCAACCTGCTCGACAACGCCGGCAAGTACTCCAGCGGCCCCGTACGCACCGAGCTGGCCTACGCCGATGTGGCCACTTTGCGCGTGCGCGTCACCGATGCCGGGCCCGGCTTGTCGGCCGATGAGCTGCGCCAGATCTACGAGCCCCTGTACCGGGCCTCGGCGGCCCTGGGCCGCCCCGGCTACGGCCTGGGCCTGCCCCTGACCCAGCGCGTGGTGCAGCGTCACGGGGGACGCTTGGAAATTACCTCGGCCCCCGGCCAGGGCACCACGGCCACAGTGCTGCTGCCGGCAGCTCCGCTTTAA
- a CDS encoding response regulator transcription factor: MKVLLVEDEPQLASFIKKGFEHEGYELTVAYDGRTGWSMYQQQPYDLVILDINLPYLNGVELCRFIRAGRHRIPVLMLTALDSLADKEAGFEAGADDYLAKPFAFRELLLRARALTKRYAETGVPQLLRMADLELNLESKTVTRAGQRIDLTTREYSLLEHLLRHQGHIVSRVDIAERVWELDFDTTTNVIDVYVSYLRKKIDRDFSPKLIHTVVGMGYVMREQ, encoded by the coding sequence ATGAAAGTACTACTGGTTGAAGATGAGCCGCAATTGGCTTCCTTTATCAAAAAAGGGTTTGAGCACGAAGGCTACGAGCTGACCGTGGCCTACGACGGGCGCACGGGCTGGTCGATGTATCAGCAGCAACCCTACGATTTGGTTATTCTCGACATCAACCTGCCCTACCTCAACGGGGTAGAGCTGTGCCGCTTTATCCGGGCGGGCCGGCACCGGATACCGGTGCTGATGCTGACGGCCCTCGACAGCCTGGCCGACAAGGAAGCGGGTTTCGAGGCCGGGGCCGACGACTACCTGGCCAAACCCTTCGCGTTTCGGGAGCTGCTGCTGCGGGCCCGGGCCCTGACCAAACGCTACGCCGAAACCGGGGTGCCCCAGCTGCTGCGCATGGCCGACCTGGAACTCAACCTGGAGTCGAAGACCGTGACCCGGGCCGGGCAGCGCATCGACCTGACCACCCGCGAGTACTCCTTGCTGGAGCACCTGCTGCGCCACCAGGGCCACATCGTGTCGCGGGTAGATATTGCCGAGCGGGTCTGGGAGCTGGACTTCGATACTACCACCAACGTCATCGACGTGTACGTGAGCTACCTGCGCAAAAAGATTGACCGCGACTTCTCGCCCAAGCTGATTCACACCGTTGTGGGCATGGGCTACGTCATGCGCGAGCAGTAA
- a CDS encoding efflux transporter outer membrane subunit — MRLPFAFLFGATLLLSSGCRVAAPTEPTSAPAVPTAFVQSAADTLHAGHQPWRQFFQDPALTALIDTALRQNLDLRLALQRVESARAQYLARRGALLPTVSAAASASGDRYGRYTLNGVGNFDTNLSPNIDGQQRIPGPVTPEFFGGLRSSWEIDLWGKLKQRRQAAYLRVLASEQGRHLVTTNVVAEVARLYYELLTADNQLAVLERNIGLQREALKLMRVQKQAGRATELAVQQFAAQVARTESLAHEARQRVTEAETSLNRLLGRYPRRITRGQPLPGQVLPERLGAGVPATALLRRPDVRQAELELQAARADVAAARAAFLPSLTLTPYVGFNSYRAATLLDPASLAYGALAGLTGPLLNRAQFKADFRLATAGSYEAYYRYQQSLQAGFREVVNGLQGLENHRAASAARQQEVELLTKAVATSNELFVAGYASYLEVITAQRSVLEAELSLAESRHSQLQQSVSLYRALGGGWQ; from the coding sequence ATGCGCCTGCCTTTTGCCTTTTTATTCGGGGCCACCCTTCTGCTGAGTAGCGGCTGCCGCGTGGCCGCGCCCACCGAACCCACCAGCGCCCCAGCCGTGCCGACCGCCTTTGTCCAGTCCGCCGCCGATACGCTGCACGCCGGCCACCAGCCCTGGCGGCAGTTCTTCCAGGACCCGGCCCTGACGGCCCTCATCGATACGGCCCTGCGTCAGAACCTGGACCTGCGGTTGGCCTTGCAGCGCGTGGAAAGCGCCCGGGCCCAGTACCTGGCCCGCCGTGGGGCCTTGCTACCGACCGTGTCGGCGGCGGCCTCGGCCAGCGGCGACCGGTACGGGCGCTACACCCTGAACGGGGTGGGTAACTTCGACACCAACCTTTCGCCCAATATCGACGGGCAACAGCGCATACCCGGACCCGTGACGCCGGAGTTTTTCGGGGGCCTGCGCAGCTCCTGGGAAATCGACCTGTGGGGCAAATTGAAGCAGCGTCGCCAGGCCGCCTACCTGCGCGTGCTGGCCTCGGAGCAGGGTCGTCACCTCGTCACGACCAATGTAGTAGCCGAAGTGGCCCGCCTCTACTACGAGTTGCTCACGGCCGACAACCAACTAGCAGTGTTGGAGCGCAATATCGGCCTGCAGCGCGAGGCCCTGAAGCTGATGCGCGTGCAGAAGCAGGCCGGGCGGGCCACCGAGTTGGCCGTGCAGCAGTTTGCCGCCCAGGTGGCCCGCACCGAAAGCCTGGCTCACGAAGCCCGGCAGCGCGTGACCGAAGCCGAAACCAGCCTCAACCGGCTGCTGGGGCGCTACCCCCGGCGCATTACGCGCGGGCAGCCCCTGCCCGGACAGGTGCTGCCCGAACGCCTCGGTGCCGGCGTACCGGCCACGGCCCTGCTCCGTCGGCCCGATGTGCGCCAGGCCGAACTGGAGCTGCAAGCAGCCCGCGCTGACGTGGCCGCCGCCCGGGCTGCCTTTCTACCTTCGCTCACTCTCACGCCCTACGTAGGCTTCAACTCCTACCGGGCCGCCACCCTGCTTGACCCGGCCTCGCTGGCGTACGGGGCCCTGGCCGGCCTGACCGGCCCCCTGCTCAACCGTGCCCAGTTTAAGGCCGACTTCCGGCTGGCCACGGCGGGCAGCTATGAGGCCTACTACCGCTACCAGCAGTCGTTGCAAGCTGGGTTTCGGGAAGTGGTAAACGGCCTGCAAGGGCTGGAAAACCACCGGGCCGCCTCCGCCGCCCGGCAGCAGGAAGTGGAGCTGCTCACCAAAGCGGTAGCCACCTCCAACGAGCTGTTTGTGGCAGGCTACGCTTCTTACCTCGAAGTAATTACGGCTCAGCGTAGCGTGCTCGAAGCCGAGTTGAGCCTGGCCGAGTCGCGCCACAGTCAGCTGCAGCAAAGTGTGAGTTTGTACCGCGCCCTGGGCGGCGGCTGGCAATAA
- a CDS encoding efflux RND transporter periplasmic adaptor subunit → MYSGLNNPAKPRPRGPWTSILAVVLAAGLSGCSADGKNPEKADAPEVLPVVTLKTTEQELFHDYVADVQAVRNVEVRAQVAGFLEQIYVDEGRSVTKGQPLFRLNASAYQSKLSQAQAALASAQAQAQAARVELTRVQLLVEKNIIAKTELALASSKVKDAEARVAEARAGEAAARLHLSYTLIRAPFNGIIDRIPLKMGSVVEEGTLLTTVSDLREVYAYFNVGEGEYLRYTKARQLHPDRHSDSVRLTLADGSAYPLAGRIETTESEFNPNTGSLAFRARFPNPKRLLKHGASGRIRLTTNLPAALLLPQKSVFEIQDKNYVYVVDKAGAVHMRNFTPQTRTGDFYVVKEGLKPGEQVVYEGVQSLRNGQRISPRPVVLDSLLAAR, encoded by the coding sequence ATGTATTCAGGACTGAACAATCCGGCGAAGCCGCGCCCCCGGGGGCCGTGGACCAGTATCCTGGCCGTGGTGCTGGCCGCCGGCCTGAGCGGCTGCTCGGCGGATGGCAAGAACCCGGAAAAGGCTGATGCGCCGGAAGTGCTGCCCGTCGTGACGCTGAAAACCACGGAGCAGGAACTGTTTCACGACTACGTGGCCGACGTGCAGGCCGTGCGTAACGTGGAAGTGCGGGCCCAGGTGGCGGGCTTCCTGGAGCAGATTTACGTGGACGAAGGCCGGTCGGTAACGAAAGGCCAGCCCCTGTTCCGGCTTAATGCCAGTGCCTACCAGAGCAAACTCAGCCAGGCCCAGGCCGCGCTGGCCAGTGCCCAGGCTCAGGCTCAGGCGGCCCGCGTGGAGCTAACCCGGGTGCAGTTGCTGGTCGAGAAGAACATCATTGCCAAAACCGAGCTGGCTCTGGCTTCAAGCAAGGTGAAAGACGCTGAAGCCCGTGTGGCTGAGGCCCGGGCCGGGGAAGCCGCCGCCCGCCTGCACCTGAGCTACACCCTTATCCGCGCGCCCTTCAACGGCATCATCGACCGGATTCCGCTTAAGATGGGCAGCGTAGTGGAAGAAGGCACCCTACTCACCACCGTGTCCGATTTGCGGGAGGTGTACGCCTACTTCAACGTGGGCGAGGGCGAGTACCTGCGCTACACCAAGGCCCGCCAACTGCACCCCGACCGCCACTCCGACTCGGTACGCCTCACCCTGGCCGACGGCTCGGCGTATCCGCTGGCCGGCCGCATCGAAACCACCGAGAGTGAATTCAACCCTAACACCGGCTCCCTGGCGTTCCGGGCGCGCTTCCCCAACCCCAAACGCCTACTCAAGCACGGCGCTTCGGGCCGCATCCGCCTGACCACCAACCTGCCCGCGGCCCTGCTCTTGCCGCAGAAGTCGGTGTTCGAAATCCAGGACAAAAACTACGTGTACGTGGTGGACAAGGCCGGCGCGGTGCACATGCGCAACTTCACTCCCCAGACCCGCACCGGCGACTTCTACGTGGTCAAAGAAGGCCTCAAACCCGGTGAGCAGGTAGTATACGAAGGCGTGCAGAGCCTGCGCAACGGGCAGCGCATCAGCCCCCGCCCCGTGGTGCTGGATTCCCTGCTGGCCGCACGGTAG
- a CDS encoding Crp/Fnr family transcriptional regulator: MTDPLRTHIEKIVPLTDAEFEFVRSHFISKRYKKHQFLIQDGEPVPYAFFIVSGLVKLGYADAAGKQHIISFAMEDWWESDFQAFYTQTRATLTLDCLEDTEVLCLPFANYQQLRTDLRKMEHFFLEKSNGGHIAAQRRILSLLTTNAKERYEQVVQQFPTLMQRVPKTLLAAYLGVSRETLSRFTS, translated from the coding sequence ATGACCGACCCGCTAAGAACCCACATCGAGAAGATAGTTCCGCTTACAGACGCGGAATTTGAGTTTGTCCGCTCTCATTTTATCTCCAAGCGGTACAAGAAGCACCAGTTTCTGATTCAGGACGGGGAGCCGGTGCCGTATGCCTTCTTCATCGTTTCGGGGCTGGTAAAGCTGGGGTATGCCGATGCGGCGGGGAAGCAGCACATTATTTCCTTTGCCATGGAAGACTGGTGGGAAAGCGACTTTCAGGCCTTCTATACCCAGACCCGCGCAACGCTGACGCTGGATTGCCTGGAAGACACCGAAGTGCTCTGCCTTCCGTTTGCTAACTACCAGCAGCTGCGCACCGACCTGCGCAAGATGGAGCACTTCTTTCTGGAGAAATCAAACGGGGGCCACATTGCCGCCCAGCGGCGCATCCTGTCCCTGCTCACCACGAATGCCAAGGAGCGGTACGAGCAGGTAGTACAGCAATTCCCCACGCTTATGCAGCGAGTTCCGAAAACCTTGCTGGCGGCCTATCTGGGCGTGTCGCGCGAAACCCTCAGCCGCTTCACTTCTTAA